From the genome of Hippocampus zosterae strain Florida chromosome 8, ASM2543408v3, whole genome shotgun sequence:
CCTTGTTGGGCTAGGGACTAGTCCGGGGTGTACCCCTTTCGccccaagtcagctggaatagctACAGTTCACCCGTGAccataatgaggacaagcgcgatagaaatgcatggatggattaaagtcatacaaggcaaaaaaaataaaaataataatcattgcaCTGAAATAATGTAGAATGAAGACTGAATGACAATTCACGATTTGACGAATTCTtggcagaacaaaaacaaaaacaccaaatatGCATTTTTCATCATTAAGTTTCCCATCCTTGATCAAGGTTGTGTGGTCCAAAGTCCATCTTTAGAAAAGAGGTGACCAAAACATTGATCGTAGGATCATACGAATGTTTTGCATTTGTAAAATCTGAAAAGATGTCCACGTCTCGTAAAAACTTACCATGTTACGTTGGTGCATTTGTTTATACTCAATTAAATGTTTTCGGGTCATTTCTAATTGGCCTTAATCATCTCTTGAACATTAAACACTGACGCGTGTCCTGTAGAGCACACTGCGTTACACAGACGAGAACAAGTCAAGCAGCCACAGATACACAAGTTTGAAAACATCAGCATCGACCTCCCGcccgtagaaaaaaaaaaaactccacgtgggttttcaaaataaacactTGTGCCACAATGCTTGTAAAATTCTTTCCCCGATGCGACACTGTCTCAGCCTTGTGCATACCCCTCGCCTGCGTTCTCCTTTTCCTCCTCGAAGTGGCGAGGAGAGTAAAGTGCATATAAAAGGCTCGGGACGATCCGTCAGAAATGTGCGGGCGCCTCCGGACTGACACGCTTGAGCGAGCCTCATTGTGGTTTGTTGTCGGCCAGTCAGCATTTGCAAGATGCACTGTTGAGTTTCCCTTGGGCTTCAGTCGCCACACGCCACCACCTATGGAACGCCGTTGCAGCCTTTTAGTCCATATCCTTGATACCCACTTTCAGGTCCATGTACTACTACactctttgtcctcacgagTAGAACAATTCATCGCACTTACTGGTATTTCTTTTAGACAACTACAACAACGAGGCAAAATTCTGCTTCAGGTGACATTTGCACTCGACTAGTACTTCTCGTTGGATATTACCCGGTTGAATTTTATAATGCCACTTGTAGTACTATAGCACGCAGTTGTCCActaatgcacatttttttctcctactAGGATATCAAAGTGGTCCTactattgagaaaaaaatatgtgctCGTACATGAACCTTAGCTGGATACTAGTTGGATTTACTCGGTAGTTCATGTAGTGTTAGTAGCACAAGTGGTGGAAAAATGTTGCTAGCAACACTatgactactactactagtGAGGTGCAGTGTCACCACTAGTACATGGAACTTTATTGAGAATATCCAGCGTAAGGTACACGTACTAGTACACTCTTTGTCTTcgccagtaaaaaaaatgcagcctaTTAAAAGAGGGACTGTGTCACATTagttcaatgtatttttttacttctaTATATGCATACTTGTAGGACAACTACGTGTTACCAATAAAGCAAGACTGTGCTTAAGCATGCAGTTGTCAACTAGTGCACAGTTTTGCCTCATTAGGAACGTGTAGTGGGGACAAAAAGTGCACTAGGACATGGACTCTAAGCTGGAATGAAGGATATATTATGACACATGCCAAATACTTGGGCCTTCTAGTGTTCCGAGTGCCGCTACTACTAGTAGTCTAGAAGTAATAACTAATTGTTTACTTGCAGGCCAAAAGTTGCAGTAGTTGTGGAAGAAAAGTTATGAATAAAACGCAGTCATTGTACTAGTGTGTACAATATTTGGCTTCATGTTCTAGTCCACTCTTTGTCCTTACTtgtaagacaattcagcacacTAGTAGAAAGACTGTGTTTTACTAGTAACATATTAtctaatacagtactgtatgacATCCGTGCAACTTTGATATACTAGTTGGAAAACTTTAGATCACTAGTAAAGCAAAACCACAAGTGGGCTATGACTCGGTTCCAGGAGGCTCCTATTGCTACCAACTAGTAGTGTACTAGTGTAGCACAGTGGATGACTCGTAAGGTTTAGTTTGTTTTACAAGGCATTCAGTGGCACCGGTAGCGGAAGAGGCGTTACTAGTAAGACACGGTCATTGTACTGGTGCATTGAATTGTCCTTGTGAGGACCAGGAGTGTACCAGTACTGTACATGGACCCCAAGTGGGAGATCGACTAAATGCTCCAACGGCTTTCCAAAACTGCTGGCGTGATGGAAACAAAAAGTCTTGCGTGCCTTTTGTCCTCAGAACTGGGACTGGTCCATCTCATCCAGCCAGGACACGGGACTGGTGGGGAAGTCGGGGTAGCCCGTACTGCTACCCGTGGACAGGTCTGAGGTCGGGCCGCCCGCCATGGCCCTCAGAGCTTGGCCCACGCCGCCCGGCCCGCCCTGCGCCCCCAGAGCGTCCATGGTGAAGGCCAGGTTGTTGAGGAGGGGGGTGTGGCCGGGCAGGGAGGCGATGGAGGAAGGGGACTGCGGGAGGCCGTAGGGGCTTCCGGCGCGGATGTCGTGGTACGGTTGGCTCGCCGCGTCCACCGAGAAGCCTCCGTTCAGCACGGCGCCGCTCGTCATGTCGCCCACGCTCCCGTAGAGCCCGTTGCCGTGGCCCAGGTCTGACAGCACCTGGTCGTCTGCGGAGGAGAGACGCGAGTGTCACTAAAGAAGGAGGTGATTCTCCCAATGtacaagtacagtacattttccccccctttcTCTATGCAATGCATTTTTTACTATTCAAATACTTTGCGcacaattcagttgtatttaactttttttcaacatttatttatgtacaattttcatttaacttttacgTACAACAACTGTTCATTAAAGCATTAGGTGTAGTTATATGTTTTAGCTATATTTAAGCACAGCAAGGACGTTCAAATGTCACAGTGGTGTAAAATAAACAGTACATAGGTGTAATTTCGGGAAATAAAACCTCTGATGGAATTTTGATGAACATTTAGACCTTTCGTCCGTCATTGTGGTAGTAATTGGATAAGTAGTTTTGGAGTTGTTTTGGTCTGAGAACAGCACTGAAGTATTCGGACAATGGCATTTAAATTCTTAGCGATTGATCTGTGTAAAACGAGTTTTTGCACTTGGCCAGGATATGAATGAAACGTGTAAATCAGATACCACTGAATAGAAGAATGAACAAATGTATGAAGCAGCAGAATTATTCAACGGTCATCCGTGACCTTAATGAGGATAAGCGCCGTGAAaagagatggatggattaagGGTTGCATCCAAATACTTTTGTCAGTACCTTTCTTTGTAATTCACTAAAAGCCTTGTGGTTTTGCCCCTACATGCTTAAATtgcaatttcatttattttataagGTAAAAAAGATGATATATGTTTTAAAACAGCCAAGGAAAGTGTCTCGGAAGATATATTAGGATATTATGAGGTTGTCTAATTGGCTTTCATCCTACTTGGGACCCAGTGTTTGGCTGCAGGACGTGTCTGAGGAGTGCGAGGACAATGTGAATCAACAACGACATTTTGCATTTGCCGGAGAacaaagaagtcaagaaaataaagacaGAGACAAATGTGATGGCTGATGCACTCACAGCACTGCGCTTTCACATCTTGCCGCGTGCCAGGAGACTGACAAGTCCCTTTCGGGAATGTTACAGAAGGCCGGTAAGTGCAATGGATACAATAAAGCATGGCTTctcaaactgtgtgtgtgtttgtgggggggCAATAAAATCatgatgtatctttttttttttaaacgttcacGCCTACATCTGGCATCTGAGGCAACTATGTACAAATTTAATTACCGTAACCAAGTACTTCTGCCTATCTATGGTCAATTAAAAGCTCTAATACAATTGATTTAtggattgattaattgattaaataatttatatttatattgttgggcggccaggtagtccagtggttagcacgtcggcttcacagtacagaggcaccgggttcgattccagcgccggcctccctgagtagagtttgcatgttctccccgggcctgcgtgggttttctccgggtgctccggttcctcccacattccaaaaatatgcatggcaggctgattgaacattttaaattgtccctaagtgtgagtgtgagtgcgaatggttgttcgtctctgtgtgccctgcgattggctggcaaccgattcagggtgtcccccgcctactgcccggagacagctgggataggctcctgcaccccccgcgaccctagtgaggatcaagcggttaggaagatgaatgaatgaatgaatgaatttatattgTTTAGtgatacacatttttttaaattaatttactgttttcactgtttttgttgtaGGAATGAtttttacagcactttgtatgcaacaatggttgttttaaaagtgtgatataaataaagataagTTCAGTTGAAAGAATTGTGACATCATTTTAGACCAAAAGGTGTCAAGCTCACTTTTGTCCCGGGCCACATTGTCGTTACAGTTTCCCCTCGGAGGGTCGTTATGAATTTTATAAAACCATATCAACGTTtaaccacctccacatattacatacacagcgaacaacaaatggatggataacttgCTTTGAAATCAGAAGCCAAGAATAATGGCTTGTTCAAACATCGTTGTGATGGATTggatatgacaatttgaaattttggttcagactttggcaagcatcatggaagttgacatgcttaatctgctttcgcgggccacgtaaaatgatgtggtgggcctaATCTTGCCCTGAGGCCTTGGCTTTGACATTGCTGTATTATTACAGTAATTAGGTCCTATTACTGTATTTCGAAAActtcaagtgtattttttttagaacgTAATCAGATTTTAACACTAGAATTAAATTGTACCTGTTAAAATAACGACAATAACATTAACTTTACCACCATATTATTGCAACTTTACCTTGGATAAATATAACAATTATTGTAAGCTTATAGTTTTTTATCCCAACAAAATATTGTCTTTGTATTAAGATGATAACTGTTTAGTATGAATAAAATACTGATTTCTATGAGCCCTTCAATAAAGTGAGGTTACCTCTGAAGCTTAGCTCGCTGTCACTGAGGCCTGCGTCATCTGCCGAGCTCTCCTTCTCCACCTTCGGCCCTCCTCGGCTACGTTTGACACTTTTGTAAAACTGAGTCCATCGATGGCGGCCTGCATCTTTTTTGAGACGCTTTTCCTTCGCTCTGCGGTTCTGGAACCAAACCTGACAAGAGACGAAACAAAATGGTTTCAAACTATGATCTTATAGCAACAAAAACATCTTGAGCTGAAGCCCGCCGACTCTGGGCGATGCGCAGggtacaccttggactggtcgccagccaatcgtagacaTTTAAATGTGACATGAAGGTTTGGCGTTTttataaacatgtcagccaaagTGGACTAATCTTGTACTATGATTTTGAGTCGGATATATAAAatgggaaagtcaagtcaatatGTTCTTTATATGTTCTATGTAGGCCCACTcgtctaaacacagcattctgattcatattgcatttgtggaatatgaattaagcagtaaAATTAAACCATTTGTATCCATCTCTCTCATGGgggcattttgccacttgctgctgTTTGAAAATGATATCACAGTCGCTCAGGGCTTAGGTAACAACCGTCACGGCTCACTCATTTTctaggtttggtcatgtgatgttcacAAGCTGAGCACTTAggcactatgatgtcattttcagttgacggaaagtagcaaaatggctaaaaacgggtggatttttctgctacattcatattccacaaaacaATGTTCATCACAATACCGTGTGTGGACTAGTGGAGACGCATTCCTGATATAATAAAGAAAGCATGACAATCAACCGGGCTTCATATGTTGATGTCTACCTGCACGACTCGCATGTCGAGGCCCGTCTCAGAGGAAAGCTGCTCCCTGACGTGTCGTGCCGGCTTGGGGGAGTTTTTGTAGGCACTTTTGAGGGTCTCCAGCTGCTTGGCCGTGATGGTGGTCCTCGGTCGCTTTGTCCCCGCCTCGGAATCATCTACCGTCAGCAAACATTGGCAATACGAATTAGCCCGTGATCGCTTGTGCGTTAAATGGAGTGAACGGTGGCGTCGGCAAGTGCATTATTGTCCTTGTGCATGTATATCAGCAGCACTGCAGCACAACACATAAATCTAAGAAGAGGACAACACACTTAAACTCACTGCCGCGCGCTACACATACAACTCACTCAGTTGCTTCACTTTACATCAACATTGAGGCATGCGGCGAGAACATCAGTATAAACTCACCGTAGCCGCATTCATTTCAGTCATTTGATTttctatattatattatatataattttatatatatatatatatatatatatatatatatatatatatatatatatatatatatatatagatttaatcaatattttgatatattttatttatttttcaatatttataatatatatatatatataaaatgttgaAACGAACATTGCGTCACCTTAAGATAATGGCCtatttcatattttgaaaaaataaatatatatatttttgtccttAAAAATCTCCTCATGATGCTGGACACCGctgcaaaaataaattgcattaaTTAAACAGATCATCCAGTTCTAGCCCTGAAATTTAATTATTAATAGAAATAAGAGGATTCATATTTGGTTCAGTTCTAGTGGtttctggaggaaaaaaagaccattattTTAGAAAGGATATAAAACTGTGTTTGggcgaaaggcagactacatcCTGGATTGGTTGCAAGTTGATCACAGGGTGTTCTtatatccgtccatttttttttttttggggtgggggggtaataTTTATTTCTAATGGTTGCTGACCGTTCTGTTTTGCCGTCTCGTAGTCCACCTTACACACCAGCCTGCCGTCTTCCATGAGGTAGAACTCATCCCCGGTGGCCAGCTGCCTGCTGCACATGATGCAGGCGAAGCAGTGCAGGTGGTACACAAAGTCCTGCGCCTTCCGCACCACCTGCGTGGGAGGGATCCCCTGTTGGCACGATGCACATTTTGTTCCGAAGCGCCTGCGGGGAGCAAGAAAGACGGATGTCAGCTCGGGACCGCAACGATGGAGACCAGCTGAGATTAAAGTAGTTCCCCATCCTGAACGGCTACAGTATGTATTTTCCTCTCAACTGCAGTCAAGAGTGATGGTGCGCCCGCCTGTGTTAATAGAAGCTCCAGCTGTTGAAGCGGGGAAAAAATCAGCACTGGAATGCATTTCTGTTAACGATAGACCTGTCTGCAGCTTGATGGATGGAGAAGATCAATGCACTGCGGCCCctgtacgtgtgtgtgagtgtgtgtgtgtttatgtgtttgcAGGAGAAGTACaggggatgaagaggaggaagaggaggagggaaaaaaagaggaggctGCTCTCAGTAAACACACCCTCTGGAGGACCAATAAAACACTGACTCAGGAGAGGCTCTAAATCACGCCAGCGAGCCTCAGACAGTAAAAGAGCAAGGTGAAgcctacatacacacacacacgcacgacaacattaggtacacttccACAGAGAGCTGTCAGAAAAATTTGGCCTGACAGTAAAGCTCAAAGAcaaatttctattcatttcccGCTACATTATGTTAAGtaggaaacaatacatttggtTGTAATTTGCGGTCGTGTAAAACTGTACTGCGTAAAACTGATAGCTGATGTGACGACATGGGAGAGTTTAATTGTATGAAAGAGATCTGCAATGCAAGGCCAAGTGGACTGAGGATGTTCATAATTATCAAGGTACATCCTGCGCAGTCACCTCTTTGAAATACACTTAAAACGAATAATGAAGTGGTTCAGCTCTGGACAAATAGGATTTGTCCCATTTCTTTTCTGTGTCCGCATCCTGAAATTAGCCCTGACCATGAAATATAATCATTGAAGTctttgacatcttttttttaaggtattTCCCAACTACTTTAAGTGTATTGtccttaaatgaatgaataaatacataaattaaaGGCAGGTAAAGCCAAAAGTAAGTTCGACCATTTGACTTAATTTGATGTGTTTTCTACTCTGATACGGTGGCTCGGCTCAGTCCTGTTCGccaaaattgtttttgatgtatgtgtttctttttaaaatacatgtcAACATGGATGTTCTCAACTTCATGTATGAGTACATTTCTATGCTTAAAAAGTCACTCATGAGTTGCGGTAATATTAAAGAAAACATTGCCTGAGATGACTTTGGGAGTATATGTGCATTcatcaagatttaaaaaaaaagtcagaaattgAAGTTCACCATGCCAATGGCTCTGTCTTTTATATTTTGGGATGTCATGAAATGGTGAGGTGTGCCTCATCATCATTTTGGTGACAAGCTATAGGCCATGTGCAACTGCTTTAACaagatgcaaaaataaaagactCATAAAAAGTCCGCTCCTTTTCAGTTGGTCATGCTTCAGAAATCcaattgcaggaaaaaaaaagtttacaatgCATGaattgatcatctgaaacagtgATTCTCGACTCGTGGGTCAGGAGCCGAAAGTGGGTCACAGATTCATTAAGGGTTGTTGTAGGTCATGGAcaggtagtaaaaaaaaaaaaaagaaaattacaagGGGTGCCGTGTTTGTACTCACATACAACTGACTgcgtttcatttgattgtttcccAGACAAATGCTAAATTGACAGTGTCATCGTAGGTTTGTGACTGACTGTGACACACTGTGACTTATGTAGAAATTTGTGCAAGTGGATCTCTATTGGAAACTGAGGATTCCCTGCAGGGTGAAGTATTGCACAGGATTTGGAAAATAGAAAGTTAATGCAACATATGTATTTCTAGaattatttacagtatttgtggaACCTGGAACttccataaaataaaaaggggtcAGTACCAAGATACAAGTAAATTTTGGTGTCAGCATTTTGTGCACTCATCATATTTCAATTcattcttgtcatttttatccAGTATATGAAGTTGTCATGTTAATTGTGAGTTTCTTAATAAGGTGCTGTGAAAGTCACTTGGAGcacgttggaaaaaaaaaaagaactagattttcggttgcacatgattaaaatgcgTGAAACCCACGCatatcatttgtttatttttgaggaaaacacGGGAAGATGACTTTGGTTTGCCATATTTTAAAGATGTGCAACGGTGTTCCAATTAAGTAAATCGAAAGGGTTATGTTTTAGTGCATCATGGCATCACatcatttgatcatttcatGACTTATATTCATCAACAATTTATGCTTCTTCTTTATGTATATACTAATtaattagtttatttatttatttgtgtgtatttatgtatgtatgtatttatttatttcaatcacAGCCATTTTTCACTGTTGATCTTTTTTCAAATACAGAGTGGAATCATTAAAAATGCACCATTTGTCTTCTTGGTATTTTGGTTAttaattttgatttgattatcttaattatttttaatactagTGAATAGCAGAAATCTTTTTAGTTACAATTGTAagtgagctgcatgaaaaatatatggagggttaaaaaatatatatatttaaaaacagtGGTGGGAAAGTAATGGTGTGTGGGCCATACATCACCTCGAGAGCATTTGATGTGGATGGCTATAAActtctaaaaaatgttttttttttaatgtcagagAACTAAAATATTCACAAGTTCACAATATACAAGGAAAACATTTGTTTAATCCCTGCATTATATTTTTGCACTGTCCCtgcattatatattttttgcacatttagCACAATAAAAGATTCCATCACATTTTAACCTCCCTTCTATGCAAACATAAGGCGCAATAATTAGCATTCCATAAGGAAGATGAAGTGAACCCCCAGCTCATTGCAGGGAGCTCCTCAGAAAACATGTGGATTAGTCGATCATGACAAAGGTTGAAAGGGCAAAGGAAAGACTGACTTGAAGAAATCCTCCTTGCAGTAGACGCTGCCGGCCCTGGAGAAGCACTTGTCGGCCAGCGGCGTGTGGCAGTCGGCGCACTTGAGGCACTTGGAGTGCCAGTGCCGGTCCAGGACCTTCAGGATGAACTTGTCCACGATGTGCTGACTGCAGCCCGCACACTGAGGGATCTCTGCCGGGTGGGAGGGgacacacacatttaacattCATTGTCATCACTTTGACTgccgttaaccctttcagggacagcggttactacaggggacagcttatcgtgttatcaggttacggggtgcatgaaagggttaatttgacGTCAAAATGAAAGATCTGAATATTGATGACGCGGAATCGAATAGAGTCATCTTTACTTTGTCATGTACACATTCGTACACGAAATTTGACCTCTGCGTTTGACCCATCATGCGTTTGAAAAACATCAGATGAGTCCCTCATGTCAATAAATGGTTCTTCAAAAttgtgatggggaaaaaaatcaggttttgcccccccccagccccccccccacacacacacacacacaaatatcaaaACTCACAAGGCTCAAAATATACaatgacaaatatttatttgacctttgaattccttttcatttagtTTGGCCCTTGGAGGACTTTTAAAAGCTGGGTAGGCCTGAAccattggtgtcaaactcaaggaccAGGGGCCAGACCTGGTCCGTCGTATTATCTGATGTGGCCCTCCTCTAATGTCAAGAGTGGGTCGACTCCTTGTTTCTTGTTCTTTCTTTTGGGCATAAAAATCTGGACTGAGATGACATTCTATTTCGGGTTTGGCGCTTTTACAACCCtgaacaaatcaaacaaattcACAATATGAAATGGACACTAGTTGTACACTAACAAGCAGTGATTTTGCTTGCTAccattttccaagaaaaaattacatttgatgttaaaatatatatagttgGCTACATGGCATAattgccattctttttttttttaaattgagattGTAACAAAAACTTCAACGAGCTAGGAATAAGACCCAACAAAAATACCAACGAGTGAGAACACACCATGATATTTTAAATTACGTTTTTCTTGTCTTCcaaaatttttgaaaaatggatCCCAAAGCACGTCCCAAAGCAAACTCaaagccagatctggcccatcatggactaaaaaatataatttattttgaaattgaaccagttttgaaaacatttattttcaccaaaTTCTTACTTGCCATAAACTGGACAATAACTGTGACTTCTGATTGAAATATATATacgtgtttaaaaaacaaaaaaacgatacTAACAATTACTTGTGTGTGTACATTATAATTTGAACCGAATATACATTTACACTGTATATGATTTTACAAATCATGAGAGCCATCTCGGGAGAAAAAGAGCTAAAAGATACTGCCTGCAGTGAAAATGATCTTGATGCCCCTGGTTTAAATGCCCATGCAAGCCTCACTATATTTTGGTCGTACCATGATTTAATAAACTTTAAAAAAGGCAGACAAAAAGAAGGCGAAAATTATACCCAGTAACAATACAGTGAAGTATAGCTCAACTGATTTAATCCACCATCTTTAATCGTGATTAAAATTAAACTCGGGGACAGACTGGCAAGTGTATGTCTCTGTCCATGGTGCTGATAGTTTTTAATATTTCGACACATTTTCTTCATCAGATGAGCGCGATACCGTCGTGGTAGTTTTAAAGGAGACACATAATGTCAATAACACCGTAAACTGCGTTTTTTAAAGCCATTATTGCGATTTATATGATACAACTGTGCAATTGGCTGCTGTGGCAAACATTTAAACGCAAACGTCGAAATAAACAGGACAAACGCTGTTATTTAAATCGATGGTGGACGAGTGACAACAatcgctttttttttacctcacagGAAACGTGCCGATGTTTTTCGTCAATTTCACTACGCTCGCATAGCCTCAAcattgttaatattttgtaaacaTCTTGATCCAAacagaagaaacaaaacatcTAAAGACTAAAAACTGTCGAAATATGCAAAACGTTCCAAAAAAAGATCAGACGTCAAGTACGGGGTTTTAAATGCTTCCAAATTggtttattaatattattataagtTGAATCTGTGACATGTATATCTTATCgcttcagtttttttgtgactacaaatgtaagttatttaaaTTGATTATAAACGAATCGTATttaaaatatgcatttaaaaaaaagaaacaagaacgATGAGATGTCTCTTATCTCCCATCGGTTGCCATGACTCCCCTCCCCATCATCACGTTGAacctcatcatcttcatcacctCAACTATGCAAGAGGTCACGCACACGCAATGTATCCATTTTctccagtccccccccccccccctcctcaattGAATTCGTTGTATGAAATTTCAAACATGATATGTAAAGAGTCTCTTTTATTGctcgaaataaataaacacatttacagGCTTTAAATCCGCTGCAGGGGGCTGACTGGCAGGATCTTTCTCCAATCTTTTAATCTCCCTCGAATTATAACATTAAATAGCGTAATCCCACCACGTATgtatatgatttaaaaataatatcataattaaaaatagttttatttGGCAATGAATTAAACTATTAGGTGAATGTGGATTCGTGTCTTTTTAAACTCAGCCTGTTGTTTGTGAGGAAGCTCGATATCATGACAGAATTAGGTCACATCGGAAATGTTTACAGTTGCAATCACGTGCGAACACGATTATTTTGATGCAGACATAATTACAGATTCAAATCTTCACGATATTTTGCTGTCATTGGGAAGAAATATTGTGCAGCTTGAAGCGTGGGTGCGCACGCCAGGGCCCTCGAAAAAACACAATGCACGAACCGGATTTACATCTCGAGGGTGGCCGTGCAGTCATCCTTgtaacatttcaaataaatatttgaacttAACAAAATTAACCAAGGTGCTGAGAAATTCGAGGCTatttttttagaccaaaaaaaaaaaaaacaatacaaatgaaTGTCAATGCAAATGTAATTGCGTCTAGAACatagaaacaacaaaaaggcaccGTGCATAGCTAAAATGTGATCTCGCGTCCTCGTGCGGCACTCGACACGCAATCTAatcataatgattttttttttaatgtatatcgACATAAACATGAACCGCCGGTATCCTTACGTTGCAGTGGCACTCCCAGGATGTCCGGTAAACTCTTAACGGGACTCTCAGTGGGAAGGACCGCTGCACTTTGCATCATCGTGAtcccacacgcgcacgcacatacacccGCAACACGGTGGGCGCACTTCCCCCTCTCGTGTCTTCCGAATgttaagaagggaaaaaaagggacaaaaagGAGCAAAATATTCGTGTTGTTGCTACCCTCTCGTTTATATCCACCAAGGGATAGCGTCCGCGCTTATGCCGGGCCGTGCCGAGCTCTTTTTGGGACAGGATCAAGACAGGCTGCTGAGTTCTGCAGGGGCGGCGGGGCGTGACGTCATCACGGCGCAGACTCACCGGGGGCCAATGAGAAGACTGCGTCGCCATCGCGGATAAccgccccgcccccttctcCTCCTCGGAGCATCCTCGGGAGGTGGAGAAGGAGAGCCGAGGCGGGACGCTGAGCT
Proteins encoded in this window:
- the lhx4 gene encoding LIM/homeobox protein Lhx4, with protein sequence MMQSAAVLPTESPVKSLPDILGVPLQQIPQCAGCSQHIVDKFILKVLDRHWHSKCLKCADCHTPLADKCFSRAGSVYCKEDFFKRFGTKCASCQQGIPPTQVVRKAQDFVYHLHCFACIMCSRQLATGDEFYLMEDGRLVCKVDYETAKQNDDSEAGTKRPRTTITAKQLETLKSAYKNSPKPARHVREQLSSETGLDMRVVQVWFQNRRAKEKRLKKDAGRHRWTQFYKSVKRSRGGPKVEKESSADDAGLSDSELSFRDDQVLSDLGHGNGLYGSVGDMTSGAVLNGGFSVDAASQPYHDIRAGSPYGLPQSPSSIASLPGHTPLLNNLAFTMDALGAQGGPGGVGQALRAMAGGPTSDLSTGSSTGYPDFPTSPVSWLDEMDQSQF